A genome region from Labilibaculum antarcticum includes the following:
- a CDS encoding M23 family metallopeptidase, producing MAKTKYQFNPESISYEKVEVNFKTKIINVLKHMASSSVLAIVMVVVLFYFFGSPKERSLIRENQQLVTQYTRLNSELAKLQNVLTDLEQRDDNIYRVIFEAEPIHSNIRKAGYGGVNRYSNLENLENSELVISTNKKIDRLAKSMYVQTKSYDDVEVMVKNKFKMLASIPAIMPIAIKDFGRISSGYGWRIHPIYKTRKFHDGMDFNGTIGTPIYATGDGVIVHCSSERGYGKKVVLDHGYGYKTVYAHLSDYNVKRGQKVRRGEVIAFLGNTGSSTGPHIHYEVRKNNRTINPINYYFNDLTADEYDSMVAYAANTGQTMD from the coding sequence ATGGCGAAGACTAAGTATCAGTTTAACCCTGAGTCTATTAGTTACGAAAAAGTAGAAGTCAATTTTAAGACGAAGATAATTAACGTCCTTAAACACATGGCTTCAAGTTCAGTACTCGCAATTGTTATGGTTGTTGTGTTGTTCTATTTTTTCGGTTCACCAAAAGAGAGATCTCTAATTCGTGAAAATCAACAATTAGTTACTCAATATACTCGACTTAATTCAGAATTGGCAAAACTTCAAAACGTTTTAACTGATCTTGAGCAAAGGGATGATAATATTTACCGAGTAATTTTTGAGGCAGAACCCATTCATTCAAACATCCGAAAAGCGGGTTATGGTGGTGTAAACCGATACTCTAACCTGGAGAATCTGGAAAATTCCGAATTGGTTATTTCTACCAACAAAAAGATCGATCGTCTCGCAAAATCAATGTATGTTCAAACTAAATCATACGATGATGTTGAGGTTATGGTGAAAAACAAGTTTAAAATGCTTGCTTCCATTCCAGCGATTATGCCAATTGCGATAAAAGATTTTGGAAGAATTTCATCTGGTTACGGTTGGAGGATTCATCCAATTTATAAAACCCGTAAATTCCACGATGGGATGGATTTTAATGGGACAATTGGAACGCCTATCTATGCTACCGGTGATGGAGTAATTGTTCATTGTAGTTCTGAAAGAGGATATGGTAAAAAAGTAGTTCTCGATCATGGTTATGGATATAAAACGGTTTATGCCCACCTTAGCGATTACAACGTTAAAAGGGGACAAAAAGTTAGACGTGGTGAGGTTATTGCATTCCTTGGGAATACAGGCTCCTCAACCGGACCGCACATACACTATGAAGTAAGAAAAAACAATAGGACAATTAATCCAATTAACTATTATTTTAATGATTTAACAGCCGATGAATACGACAGTATGGTTGCTTATGCAGCGAACACTGGTCAAACAATGGATTAG
- the alaS gene encoding alanine--tRNA ligase — translation MNSNEIRQAFLDFFASKQHKTVSSAPMVIKDDPTLMFTNAGMNQFKDIFLGNTPIKYKRIANSQKCLRVSGKHNDLEEVGHDTYHHTMFEMLGNWSFGDYFKEDAINWAWELLTEVFKLPQDRLYASVFEGSDDDKLGRDDEAAELWSKFLPTSQIINGNKKDNFWEMGETGPCGPCSEIHVDLRSDEERKLVAGRDLINQDHPQVIEIWNLVFMQYNRKADSSLEPLPHQHVDTGMGFERLCMAMQGKTSNYDTDVFQPIIQTIAKMSAKKYGEDEVIDIALRVISDHIRTIAFAITDGQLPSNNKAGYVIRRILRRAVRYGYTFLGFKEPFMYRLIPVLIKVMGNHFPELVKQQNLIEKVVMEEENSFLRTLENGIRLLDQIIDKTKSEDYKVVSGKVAFELYDTYGFPLDLTELILKETGLVINRREFNDEMEAQKNRSRSATSVDTGDWVEILKDDVEEFVGYDYLTTDVRITRYRKISSKDKDQFQLVFNITPFYGESGGQVGDTGYIEANGEKISIVETKKENGLIVHFTKELPEDPTVVFKAVVSESKRTQIANNHTATHLMHHALREVLGEHVEQKGSLVNPDHLRFDFSHFQKLTEEEIAKVEQIVNTKIRENISIEVKNNIPMAEAVNLGAMALFGEKYGDLVRVIKFNDSIELCGGTHVKATGQIGYFKITSESAIAAGVRRIEAITSVKAEQFINDKLNTLKEIECIFKSNQNLIKNITDLMNENSGLKKDLDGFVKDRLKIVKNDLKGNISILKDVNIIAESITVGSAGDIKDIAFQLKGEVDNLVFISGADLNGKANITIMFSDNLVKEYDLNAGAIIREAAKEIKGGGGGQPFFASAGGKDPKGLEKAIEVAKKMVLHKIEG, via the coding sequence ATGAATTCTAACGAAATCAGACAGGCATTTTTGGATTTCTTTGCCTCCAAACAACATAAAACTGTTTCTTCGGCACCAATGGTAATTAAAGATGATCCGACTTTAATGTTTACAAATGCTGGAATGAATCAGTTTAAAGATATATTCCTGGGTAATACACCAATTAAGTACAAACGAATTGCCAACTCTCAAAAATGTCTGCGCGTTTCGGGGAAACACAACGATTTAGAAGAAGTTGGTCATGACACTTACCATCACACAATGTTTGAAATGTTGGGTAACTGGTCATTTGGTGATTACTTTAAAGAAGATGCAATTAATTGGGCCTGGGAACTTCTTACCGAGGTATTTAAACTGCCTCAAGATAGATTGTACGCCTCTGTTTTCGAAGGAAGTGATGATGATAAGTTGGGTCGTGATGATGAAGCTGCAGAATTATGGAGCAAATTCTTACCTACCTCACAAATTATAAATGGAAACAAGAAGGACAACTTCTGGGAAATGGGTGAAACCGGTCCTTGTGGTCCTTGTTCCGAAATTCATGTTGACTTACGCAGCGATGAAGAACGTAAGTTGGTTGCCGGTCGTGATTTGATAAATCAAGATCATCCTCAGGTAATTGAAATCTGGAATCTTGTATTCATGCAATACAATCGTAAAGCTGACAGCTCTTTGGAACCTTTGCCTCATCAGCATGTTGATACAGGTATGGGATTTGAACGTTTGTGCATGGCTATGCAAGGGAAAACATCAAACTACGATACCGATGTGTTCCAGCCAATTATTCAGACAATTGCAAAAATGAGCGCTAAGAAATATGGAGAAGATGAGGTAATTGACATTGCTCTTAGAGTAATCTCTGATCACATTAGAACCATTGCTTTCGCCATTACCGATGGACAATTACCATCGAATAATAAAGCGGGATATGTAATACGAAGAATTTTAAGAAGAGCTGTTCGTTACGGCTATACTTTCCTTGGCTTTAAAGAGCCATTTATGTATCGTTTAATTCCGGTACTAATTAAGGTGATGGGAAATCATTTCCCTGAACTGGTGAAACAACAAAACTTAATTGAAAAGGTAGTGATGGAAGAGGAAAACTCTTTCTTACGGACTCTTGAAAACGGAATTCGCCTTTTGGATCAAATTATTGATAAAACTAAATCGGAAGATTACAAAGTTGTCTCAGGTAAGGTGGCTTTTGAATTGTACGACACCTATGGTTTCCCTTTAGATTTGACTGAATTGATTTTGAAAGAAACCGGTTTGGTTATTAATCGCAGAGAGTTTAACGATGAAATGGAAGCTCAGAAAAATCGTTCCCGTTCAGCAACATCTGTTGATACCGGCGATTGGGTTGAGATTTTGAAAGATGATGTAGAAGAATTTGTTGGATACGATTACCTGACTACTGATGTAAGAATTACTCGTTACCGTAAAATATCTTCGAAAGATAAAGATCAATTTCAATTGGTTTTCAACATCACTCCTTTCTATGGTGAAAGTGGCGGACAAGTTGGAGATACTGGATATATAGAAGCAAATGGAGAAAAAATCTCTATTGTTGAAACAAAAAAAGAAAACGGTTTAATTGTTCATTTCACAAAAGAATTACCAGAAGATCCGACTGTAGTATTTAAAGCAGTAGTCAGCGAAAGCAAAAGAACTCAAATTGCAAACAATCATACGGCAACTCACTTAATGCACCACGCACTTCGTGAAGTATTGGGTGAGCATGTGGAGCAAAAAGGATCATTAGTAAATCCTGATCATTTGCGTTTCGACTTTTCACACTTCCAAAAGCTAACCGAAGAAGAAATTGCCAAAGTAGAACAAATCGTGAATACTAAAATTCGCGAGAATATTTCTATCGAAGTAAAGAACAACATCCCAATGGCCGAGGCGGTTAACCTTGGTGCAATGGCTTTGTTTGGTGAGAAATATGGCGATTTGGTTCGTGTTATCAAATTTAATGATTCGATAGAGCTTTGTGGTGGTACTCACGTGAAAGCCACTGGTCAGATTGGATATTTCAAAATCACATCGGAAAGTGCTATTGCCGCTGGTGTTAGAAGAATTGAAGCGATTACATCTGTAAAAGCAGAACAATTTATCAACGATAAGTTGAATACTTTAAAGGAGATTGAATGCATCTTTAAATCAAATCAGAATCTGATTAAAAACATTACTGATTTGATGAATGAGAATTCAGGTTTGAAAAAGGATTTGGACGGTTTTGTAAAAGATCGCCTGAAGATCGTTAAGAATGATTTGAAAGGGAATATTTCAATACTAAAAGATGTGAACATTATTGCTGAGTCAATTACTGTTGGCAGCGCAGGAGACATTAAGGATATCGCCTTTCAACTAAAAGGAGAAGTAGACAATCTTGTGTTTATTTCCGGTGCCGATTTAAATGGAAAAGCAAATATCACCATCATGTTCTCGGATAATTTGGTAAAAGAGTACGATTTAAATGCCGGAGCAATTATTCGTGAAGCTGCCAAAGAAATTAAAGGTGGTGGTGGCGGACAGCCTTTCTTTGCTTCAGCTGGTGGTAAAGATCCTAAAGGATTAGAAAAAGCCATTGAAGTTGCCAAAAAAATGGTTCTTCATAAGATTGAAGGATAA